From the Ammoniphilus sp. CFH 90114 genome, the window AACCTTATTATGGAAGAAAGAGGAGAGATCAGTAGGGTGGGTTTGGCAGAGATTGTTCCTTTTTCCACTGCTCATTCCCCATTTAGTTGTTGCCTATCTGATGGTCCTCCTTTTCATGCAGAGTGGTTGGATTTCAAGAGTGATTTATTCACTTGGAATAATAGAAGATATGACTCAGTTCCCTGTTTTGATTCATGAGCCCATGGGCTGGGGAATTATTTTTGCTTACGTTTGGAAGGAAACCCCCTTTGTTGCGTTGCTTCTATTTCCTGTCATTCAGCGGATTCGTGATTCTTGGCAGGAAGCTGCTCGCATGCTCGGGGCTAATACTTGGATGTTCCTTAAAGAGATCGTGATACCCTTGCTGATGCCGGCATGGTTAGCTGCTTCATTTATTGTATTTGCTTTCACATTTACTGCCTTCGAGATGCCTTATCTATTAGGTGTAACTTATCCTGAGATGATCTCCGTTTATGGGTTCCGCCTTTATACGGGTAGTTTAAGTGAGCGTCCAGAGGCAATGGCGTTGAATGTGATCATCACCGTGATTTCTGTTGGTTTAGGGTATGCCGCTTACCGTCTAAGCAAGAGATGGAGCCTACGTGAAGGGAAGGGTTGGGCTTGAGAAAAAGCGTGATATGGCTTGCGACGATTCTAGGTTTTCTCGCCTTGCTTGTCTCCATCCTTCCACTTCTCCTGCAAAGTTTTTCCGCCGGTTGGAGTTGGCCTCACTTGTTCCCCACAGCATATAGTTGGCGATCCTGGATTTATTTATTTTCTCCTTCTTCTAGGACTTGGGAAGCGGTAATGAACACCTTAGTTATTGCGTTTGCGGTTACCCTCATCAATTTAGTGGTTAGTATTCCAGCCGCTAATGCACTGGCCAGATGGCCAATGAAAGGTAAATGGATGATGGAAGCCCTGTTGTTTGCTCCTTTAGTCGTTCCTGCCTTTGTCCCTATGATGGGAATCCATATGACATTTATTGGATTGGGGTTAACAGACACGCTATGGGGAGTTATCCTTGCTCATGTGATTCCAACAGTTCCCTATGTTCTTCGGGCACTTATTACAAGCTATCGTACACTAGGGTTTGAATGGGAGGAACAAGCAAGAATGCTCGGAGCTAGGAGAATGCAAAGGTTTTATCATATTGTTTTTCCGCATCTACTTCCGGGGATTGCAGCTGGTGCCGGACTAAGTCTACTAGTATCCGCCAGTCAGTACCTGATCACCTTACTCATCGGAGGCGGACAGGTGATAACACTACCCTTGCTCCTTTTCCCATTCATTAGTGGAGGAGACCCCGCTGTCGGTTCGGCCTATTCTTTGTTATTTGTTGGAGTGGCCTTATTAGCCATGCTCTCCATGGACTTTCTGCTTAAAGGATATTATGCTAAAAGGAACTTCTGAATGTAACGTAAGGAAAGGACAGGAGCTAATGGCCTCGATCCGTATAACAGACATCAAGAAAACATACGACACTAAAAATCAATTTTTACTTACAATAAAAGAATTGTGTATTAGAGAAGGAGAATTTTTTGTCCTGGTCGGACCTTCTGGTTGCGGAAAAACAACCCTGCTAAGACTGATTGCAGGGTTGCTTGAACCTGATTTAGGGGGCATTGAGATTAATGGGCAAACCGTAGTGGGGATACCAGCGGAGAGACGGGGACTGGGTATGGTGTTTCAGCATGCTTTGCTCTTTCCTCATATGAACGTAGAACAAAATGTAGCTTTTGGATTAAAGATGCAAGGCATGCCAAAGAAAGAGCGGTTAAAGAAAGCCCGAGAAATTCTGTATCAAGTAGAGCTAACAGGTTTTGAGAGCCGAATCCCGACGGAGCTTAGCGGTGGTCAGCAGCAACGAGTTTCCCTCGCTCGAGCTTTGGTTACCCATCCCAGGGTACTCCTCTTGGATGAACCCTTTAGTGCCCTAGATCCGGAACTGCGCAACGGGATGAGACAACTCGTAAAACGTATGCAAAGAGAATACAAGGTTACCGTTGTTATGGTGACACACGACCGGGAGGAAGCCTTTGTATTAGGGGATCGTATCGGTGTGATGAAAGAAGGAACGATTTTGCAGGTGGGAACACCAGCCGAGTTATACAAACAAACAAACCATCCTGACGTCGCGCAATTCTTGGGAATACGTAATATTTTGAAAGGGAAAAGAACGGGAAAGTGGTTTCTTGCGGATGGCTTAAAGCTCGAGTTACCAACGGAGGACACTGATCAAGAAGGGTGGTTGGTTCTACGGCCTGAAGTTCTATCCGCCACGCTGCATCAAGATCCGAATGATTCAGTAAATGAAGGGATTATGACAGGGGTTTTATCTCAGATAACTTATGTAGGTAGCGTCACCTTACTTGAAGTACAGATGGGTGGTCATACCCTTGAAGTGATGAATTTAGGTCATGAGCCTGACCCTTCATGGGTACCTGGTCGAGCCGTAACGATTAGGTATAGAAAGTCCGGATTGCATTTTATTCCTCTAAGGTGACATGAAAGGAGGGTGGAGCCATGCTTGATACACATGCAAGAAAGTACGTAGAACCATATATTTCGTCTACAGGGCGAGTCTTACTGAGGATGGGATTAAGCGCTAATCAAGTGACGTGGATAGCCTTTCTGCTAGGAATACTTACGGGCCCATTGATTTATTTTGAGCAACCGATCTGGGCGATTGTATTCCTATGGTTATCCGGTTTCTTAGATGCTGTCGATGGTTCCATGGCACGATCGAGTAAAAAGACATCGGCATGGGGAACGGTTATGGATATTACGTTTGATAGAATCGTAGAACTATCTGTAATTGTCGGACTTGCTGCCCGTTTTCCCCAAGCTCAGTTTCTGCTGTTACTTCTTACTGCTTCAATTGTTTTTTCAATGACGGTCTTTCTTACGGTGGGGGCGCTCTCGGAAAAGAAGGGAATTAAGTCATTCTACTATCAAGCGGGTCTAGCAGAACGAACAGAAGGCTTTATTCTCTTTACCGTCATGATCTTGTTTCCAGCCTGGTTATTGTGGTCAACGGGGTTGTTTTTGGCTGTGGAGGTCTTTACGGCCCTTCAACGTATGTTTGAAGCTCGTAGAATACTTAGAGAGGAGGAATAGGGGTTCATGTGGAAGCAGAAAATCATTGGAAAAGTGGCGGAAAAGATGGTCCACTCCGTCACAACGCCACCGCCGATAGCTGAATGGAACAAGGATCTTTCTCAAGCAAGAGTAGCTTTAGTCACAACTGCTGGGGTGCATCTTAGAAGTCAGCCTAGATTTGACGTCGAAGCAGGAGATCACAGTTATCGAATCATTCCCGATGCTACGACAAAAGAGGATTTGGTTATTAGCCATACCCATTATGATCGCTCGGATGCTGATCAAGATATCAACTGCGTATTTCCACTTGATAGGTTACACGAACTTGTCGAGTCGGGGACCATTGGGAGTACAGCTACACATCACTTTGGTTTGATGGGATATATCCCTAAGACAGAGTTACTTATAGATGAAACCGCACCTCAAGTTGCCCAACAGTTGGTAGAGGATGGAGTAGACATTGTGCTTCTCTCACCTGGCTGATATATTTGCCATCAATCCGTGGGATTGATTCAAAGAGAGATCGAGAGCCGAGGCATTCGAACAGCAGCGATTAGCCATCTGCCGAATGTAACGAAGAAGGTGAGGGCCCCAAGATCCTTGTATTTGCGTTTTCCACTTGGAAGATCATTTGGAGGAGCGGGCGGGAGTGAGATACAAGCTAGAATACTGAAGGATTTGTTAGACTTCGCAGTCGTTGGGGAACCGGAGAGTATCGTCGAACTTCCCTATCGTTGGAAACGTGATTGACCATATTTTGACTACAATTATTCATTTTCAGGATGGTTCTGTCATACCTTGTTCATGAGGTGTCTTGTACATGAGCAAAAAAATAATGGAACAAATCATAACGCTATTTACTGCAGGTTTCGGTGTTATTGCTGCACTTGCATGGAATGAAGCTGTTCAATCCTTATTTGATAGGTGGTTTTTATTCCCTTCTGATACGGTGAAGGCTAAATTTTTTTATGCTATTACAGTTACAATTATTGCAGTTCTTATTACTAGTCTTTTCGCAGGGTTGAGGCAAAAGCAAGATGATGAATAGAAAAGACTCCTGATGAATCAGGAGTCTAAATTAGTTGTTCATTAAGCCTTTGATTCCTTCCCAAACAAGTGCACCAGAAAAAACGAGGATCGCGACTATTGATACAACTTCAAAAAATGGATTTAAGTCAGACAAGAAAGTACCTGTGAAGGTAGTTGAGGAAATAGCTAATCCAGCTACTAAACCCCCCACGTAAGACCAGAGTCTATTCATTAGAATTCCCTCCTCTCTATGAATCTATTAGTAATGTATGAAGCTTGATCATTCGAAGAATGGGTAGAAGTCTGTAAGTAAGAGTACATTTTGTTGGAGTAAAAAAAGCCGATCATAAGATCAAACAATTATGAGATGAGTTTGAAACATGCTATAATGGGCTCAAATGAAATGTTGAAAGGATAATTACATGTCACCATTAGTTTTGAATTTGCTTCCCTTGATCCTCGTTATTGCAGGAATTATTTTAAGGTATTCTGGATTGCCAGACGTCATTGGATTCCTTCTTGTTACGGCGGGATTTGGTATTATGGTTTTTAGAAAGTGGATGGATAAAGAGGCACCGACTTTTACAAAGTACTTGTATACAAGCTTTCTTGTTCTATACATTTATTTGTTTATTGCCGGTTAGTAAGTAAATTGCAGGAATCTAAGTTCGCTTTACATATACATAACTACTTTAGAAAAACGCCTCGGAAAACTCCGAGGCGTTTTTCTTACATTGAATCTACAATTTCCTCTTTATAGCAGATAGATACCTGACCAACACCGCTAAACTAGCACCAAAATAGGCAATGAGCAGAATCCATCCCGTGGGATCAAGACCCGTCATGTTGGCAATAAGAAAGAGAGGAAAAATATAAAAAACAAAGTCTTTGAGGTACTCAAGGATAATGTCAGCGGAAAAGTACTTTCTTTTCAAGGCACGATAGCTTGCTACGATAAAATCAACCATCATGACTCCTAACACAGCCCACATGGCATAAAGCATTAAACCTCCCAGTGAAAACGACATGTTAAAACCCCCTTTCTACCATGAAGTATTGTAACACTAGTTTATTTTATGAAGAAGCAGAGGGTTGGTGTTAGGTAGATATCTATTTTAGGAGACAATAGTAAAAGGGCAAGTTCCTATGGTAAAGATAGAAACTTGCCCTGTAATTTCAGGCGCTGACTGTTTGTTTTTGATTTTTAGTACTGTTGCTCTTCCGACGGGAATTGTAGCTATGCAGGACCATACCAATGACTACGAGAAGCACGCCTATCCAAGAAAGAAGAGGGGGCAGGGCTCCAGAAAGAATAGAGATCTCCCCAATAAGCGTAAAGACAACGGCAAGCGACTGAGTAGCTTCTACAGAAGCTAGACGCTGCATATCACCCTTGACCATGTCTGTCGCTTTGAAAAAGAGAACGGTAGCAATGACACCGGAAGCAAGGGCAACAACAAACGATTGAAAAGTTTGGCTCGAGCTTGGCATTCCTGTATCAACGAAAGCAATAACTGCTAGAAGGATCCATATAGGTAGACTGGCTATGGTCATACCTAATACTCTTTCGAAGGCATCTAATCGTCCTTCACAAACCTCCATCATTTTGCGGTTACCAAGCGGATAGGCAAAGGAAGCTATAAGTACAGGGATGAGCACCATTAGCACTTCGGCAACTGATACGTTCTGGGCGTGTTGGATCTGCATAAGAATGATCCCGGCAAGGATTAATAAGGACATGGATAGTCCCTTCCACGGAATGATTCCTCTTCTCTTTATTGTACCTCCAGAGGTATGGATGGTCTCATAAAATAGAGGTACAAGTAAAGATCCCGAAATAATCGTTATTTGCCAAGTGCCTGCAATAAGCCATCCTGGTCCATAAGCCGCTGCAATACAAAGGGGTGCATAAAATAATCCAAATCCAAGGAAACTCCACAGTAACCATGCTTTTGGATTTTTGCGCATCTCTTGAATAAGAGTACGAAACTTGCCTCGCAACAGGACGAGGGCTCCAAGTAAAGGTACCATGAAAATAAATCGAAGGGAAGCGGTCCACATCCAACTTCCTCCAGAAAGATCCATGGATCGATTTAAGACGAAGGTGAAGGCAAAAAAGAAAGCAGCACTGACTCCTAACAAGATAGAGCGCATAACACACCTCAAACTCTGACAAAATGAAATTCTTTAGTCTAATATATCGCATATGGCAATTAATTGAAATGGTTTCTTTCTGCTAATTCTTAACCTCCAATTTAAAGAAAAACTGTAGGTCTGATTGACCTACAGCTTAGATATCCCTTTGCAGTTCCACTTCGTAATACACCTTTTCATACATACCCTCAACGTCTGTATCTGTCATATAAATAAAGTCATCTGCTCCAACTCCATACAGATTCACAATAAAATTAATCATGTTTTTTCTTTCTTCTCTAGATAACATATGAATACCTCCCCATATTGTTATAATACAGTTTACTTAATAATATTATATTGTATAACAATGGAAAGTTGCTAAAAATTTTTTAAACTAAGAAGATGGTCTATAGGACCATTTCCTAAAAGAAGAAGTTTACGATTTGTAAGTTTCATGATATTATTTTAAATCGGTCTTCTGTTATAGGAGAAAAAATAAAGAAGAGCATGGTCTTCTTATTGCACTTCATAAGAATAAGATAGGTGATGAAACATGAGCATTTTATTTTATTTACTTTCCATTGTGACGGCAAATGTAGTTACAGCGGCTGTCATGCCCTTTCATCTTGGGGCCCTTATCATTCCGGCAGGCAGTTTAATTGTTGGCTTGACCTTTATCTTGCGTGACTACGTACAGAAACAGCATGGTAGGGCAAAAACGTACGCGATCATTTCCTTTGCTTTAATGCTATCCGCCCTAAGCTCTTATCTTCTAGGGGATACCTTAATTATTGTCTTAGCCTCAGCCATTGCCTTTCTAGTGTCCGAAACGACGGATACAGAGATTTATTCCCGTCTCAAGCTTCCCTTTAGTATGAGAGTTTTGTACAGCGGTTTGGTCGGGGGGTTTTTAGATAGTGTACTATTTGTCATTATCGGACTTTCACCTTTAGGTGCTGGTTTCTTAACTTGGGAGATGGTACCTTTAGCCATATTAGGTCAAATTCTTGCTAAGTTCCTACTGCAGGGATTAGGGGTAATCGTCATTAAGGGCATAGAAAAGAAAACGCTGAATCAGCCATCTTCTGTTTAAGACACCCTATATGGGTGTCTTTTCATGTAAAGGAAAAAAAATACATTAACACGATTAAGCGGGTTGACCATCTGGGATAAGTGTAGTAGTATTAGGTTCGTAAATAATAAGATTTCCGTTTTAGTGGAAGCGTTAATGGAGAAGGGGGGTTGTCACTAATGAAAAGACCATTTCTTGGATTGTTTACAGTCCTATTTTCATTAGGGATGTTATTATCTGCATGTGGAACAGCAACGAAACCGGAGGAAAGCACATTAGCGAATACGGAGCCGGTAGTAGATAGTAAGATTAAGGTGTACACCACATTGTTTGCTCTAACCGATTTCGCTCAAAGCATTGCAGGGGACAAAGCGATCATAGAAAATATTGTCCCCGCAGGAGTAGAGCCACATGATTTCGAGCCAACCGCTAAGGATATGATTAAACTTAATGAGGCGAATGTTTTTATCTATAACGGTGCTGGCTTTGAAGGATGGACTGATAAAGCTCTTCAATCGCTAGAGAATAAAGACTTAATTGTCGTAGATGCTAGCAAGGATATCGAATTAGTAAGAGCAGTAGATCATGATGAAAACCATGGACATGAAGAGCACGCGAAAGCGGAGGATCATGGACATGAAGAGCATGCGAAAGCGGAAGAACATGGACATGAAGAGCATGCGAAAGAGGAAGATCACGGACATGAAGAGCATGCCAGTGAAGGAGATCATGACCACGGAGAATTTGATCCGCACATCTGGCTTGATCCATTAAAAGCAAAGAAACAAGCGGAGCTTATTAAAGATGCATTGATAAAAGCGGACCCAGCTAACAAAGAGTATTATGAAGGGAATTTCCAAACATTAAACACACAATTCGATGAACTGGATGCTGCTTTTAAGGATTTAGTTGCTCATTCCCACCATAAGGAAATTGTAGTTTCCCATGCAGCGTTCGGTTATCTCACTCATGCTTATGGGTTGAAACAAATTGCGATTTCTGGCTTA encodes:
- a CDS encoding BH0509 family protein; this translates as MLSREERKNMINFIVNLYGVGADDFIYMTDTDVEGMYEKVYYEVELQRDI
- a CDS encoding VUT family protein produces the protein MSILFYLLSIVTANVVTAAVMPFHLGALIIPAGSLIVGLTFILRDYVQKQHGRAKTYAIISFALMLSALSSYLLGDTLIIVLASAIAFLVSETTDTEIYSRLKLPFSMRVLYSGLVGGFLDSVLFVIIGLSPLGAGFLTWEMVPLAILGQILAKFLLQGLGVIVIKGIEKKTLNQPSSV
- a CDS encoding DUF5654 family protein; the encoded protein is MSKKIMEQIITLFTAGFGVIAALAWNEAVQSLFDRWFLFPSDTVKAKFFYAITVTIIAVLITSLFAGLRQKQDDE
- a CDS encoding CDP-alcohol phosphatidyltransferase family protein, coding for MLDTHARKYVEPYISSTGRVLLRMGLSANQVTWIAFLLGILTGPLIYFEQPIWAIVFLWLSGFLDAVDGSMARSSKKTSAWGTVMDITFDRIVELSVIVGLAARFPQAQFLLLLLTASIVFSMTVFLTVGALSEKKGIKSFYYQAGLAERTEGFILFTVMILFPAWLLWSTGLFLAVEVFTALQRMFEARRILREEE
- a CDS encoding glycine/sarcosine/betaine reductase selenoprotein B family protein, with translation MWKQKIIGKVAEKMVHSVTTPPPIAEWNKDLSQARVALVTTAGVHLRSQPRFDVEAGDHSYRIIPDATTKEDLVISHTHYDRSDADQDINCVFPLDRLHELVESGTIGSTATHHFGLMGYIPKTELLIDETAPQVAQQLVEDGVDIVLLSPGUYICHQSVGLIQREIESRGIRTAAISHLPNVTKKVRAPRSLYLRFPLGRSFGGAGGSEIQARILKDLLDFAVVGEPESIVELPYRWKRD
- a CDS encoding ABC transporter permease, with the protein product MRKSVIWLATILGFLALLVSILPLLLQSFSAGWSWPHLFPTAYSWRSWIYLFSPSSRTWEAVMNTLVIAFAVTLINLVVSIPAANALARWPMKGKWMMEALLFAPLVVPAFVPMMGIHMTFIGLGLTDTLWGVILAHVIPTVPYVLRALITSYRTLGFEWEEQARMLGARRMQRFYHIVFPHLLPGIAAGAGLSLLVSASQYLITLLIGGGQVITLPLLLFPFISGGDPAVGSAYSLLFVGVALLAMLSMDFLLKGYYAKRNF
- a CDS encoding metal ABC transporter substrate-binding protein — encoded protein: MKRPFLGLFTVLFSLGMLLSACGTATKPEESTLANTEPVVDSKIKVYTTLFALTDFAQSIAGDKAIIENIVPAGVEPHDFEPTAKDMIKLNEANVFIYNGAGFEGWTDKALQSLENKDLIVVDASKDIELVRAVDHDENHGHEEHAKAEDHGHEEHAKAEEHGHEEHAKEEDHGHEEHASEGDHDHGEFDPHIWLDPLKAKKQAELIKDALIKADPANKEYYEGNFQTLNTQFDELDAAFKDLVAHSHHKEIVVSHAAFGYLTHAYGLKQIAISGLSPSNEPSQQQLKNIIDEAREHEIKNILFDSLVSGKVAEVVKHEVGAEALTLNTLENLTQEELSQGKNYFSVMKDNIETLKQALEYKK
- a CDS encoding ABC transporter ATP-binding protein; the encoded protein is MASIRITDIKKTYDTKNQFLLTIKELCIREGEFFVLVGPSGCGKTTLLRLIAGLLEPDLGGIEINGQTVVGIPAERRGLGMVFQHALLFPHMNVEQNVAFGLKMQGMPKKERLKKAREILYQVELTGFESRIPTELSGGQQQRVSLARALVTHPRVLLLDEPFSALDPELRNGMRQLVKRMQREYKVTVVMVTHDREEAFVLGDRIGVMKEGTILQVGTPAELYKQTNHPDVAQFLGIRNILKGKRTGKWFLADGLKLELPTEDTDQEGWLVLRPEVLSATLHQDPNDSVNEGIMTGVLSQITYVGSVTLLEVQMGGHTLEVMNLGHEPDPSWVPGRAVTIRYRKSGLHFIPLR
- a CDS encoding multidrug resistance efflux transporter family protein, translating into MRSILLGVSAAFFFAFTFVLNRSMDLSGGSWMWTASLRFIFMVPLLGALVLLRGKFRTLIQEMRKNPKAWLLWSFLGFGLFYAPLCIAAAYGPGWLIAGTWQITIISGSLLVPLFYETIHTSGGTIKRRGIIPWKGLSMSLLILAGIILMQIQHAQNVSVAEVLMVLIPVLIASFAYPLGNRKMMEVCEGRLDAFERVLGMTIASLPIWILLAVIAFVDTGMPSSSQTFQSFVVALASGVIATVLFFKATDMVKGDMQRLASVEATQSLAVVFTLIGEISILSGALPPLLSWIGVLLVVIGMVLHSYNSRRKSNSTKNQKQTVSA
- a CDS encoding ABC transporter permease, with translation MWRKSKPYLMIMPVLTLILLLFVGGLGLGILQSLGYFPVLGQLELSLRAYETLIEQDQFWESLSLSLRTAFLSTLLSSFLGLGAALLTLLWKKEERSVGWVWQRLFLFPLLIPHLVVAYLMVLLFMQSGWISRVIYSLGIIEDMTQFPVLIHEPMGWGIIFAYVWKETPFVALLLFPVIQRIRDSWQEAARMLGANTWMFLKEIVIPLLMPAWLAASFIVFAFTFTAFEMPYLLGVTYPEMISVYGFRLYTGSLSERPEAMALNVIITVISVGLGYAAYRLSKRWSLREGKGWA